In one window of Deinococcus cellulosilyticus NBRC 106333 = KACC 11606 DNA:
- a CDS encoding CCA tRNA nucleotidyltransferase: protein MDAVKTIIHTIEQAGGRCYQVGGALRDELLGLPGKDRDLLVTGLSQEQLKKVLPGKVGLVGASFEVFKVTQEGETVDVALPRNGLDLEDDLRHRDFTINALARSTSGLVDPTGGLQDLQNRILRMTSPVIFEQDPLRLLRAIRFVAKLDFEIEPATLQTMTTQAHLLDQVSPERVQEEWLRLLRCPNADAVLRALRISRDTGILDRIFPEFAPCIGFEQHNPHHQFTVDEHIFAAVHHAVRRGFSLRTRLALFFHDIAKPACFSRGANGVGHFYEHEHVGARMTREILTRLKFSTHWIDSVRKLVRNHMRPPTDPSRKALRRFMNDLGEAWEDALDMREADLAAHLVPAGFDPETWSAGIRQEALNMPLVATFDERQLALSGHTIMQAFQVQGQEVGRLKQLAVQAIIEGELENQPEAILAFLEHKK from the coding sequence ATGGACGCCGTCAAGACCATCATCCACACCATCGAACAGGCCGGAGGCCGATGTTACCAGGTTGGAGGGGCGCTCAGGGATGAGCTGCTTGGCCTCCCCGGAAAAGACCGTGACCTGCTGGTGACGGGCCTCAGTCAGGAACAGTTGAAGAAGGTGCTCCCTGGCAAGGTGGGTCTGGTGGGTGCCTCTTTCGAGGTCTTCAAAGTGACCCAGGAAGGGGAGACCGTTGACGTGGCCCTCCCCAGAAACGGTCTTGATCTGGAAGACGACCTGCGTCACCGGGACTTCACCATCAATGCCCTTGCCCGCAGCACCAGCGGTCTGGTCGATCCCACCGGAGGCCTCCAGGACCTGCAGAACCGCATTTTGCGCATGACTTCCCCTGTCATTTTCGAACAGGACCCCCTCAGGCTCCTGAGGGCCATTCGTTTTGTGGCAAAGCTGGACTTTGAAATCGAGCCTGCAACCCTGCAGACCATGACCACACAGGCCCACCTGCTGGATCAGGTCTCACCAGAACGGGTGCAGGAAGAATGGCTGAGGCTTCTCCGTTGTCCGAATGCGGACGCCGTGCTCAGGGCACTGCGGATTTCACGTGACACAGGCATTCTGGACCGGATTTTTCCAGAGTTTGCCCCATGCATCGGCTTTGAGCAGCACAACCCGCACCACCAGTTCACCGTCGATGAGCACATCTTTGCAGCCGTACACCATGCTGTGCGCAGAGGGTTTTCTTTGCGCACCCGTCTGGCCCTCTTTTTCCATGACATCGCCAAACCGGCCTGTTTTTCCAGAGGGGCAAATGGAGTGGGTCACTTCTACGAGCATGAGCATGTGGGTGCCCGCATGACCCGGGAAATCCTCACCCGCCTGAAATTCTCCACCCACTGGATTGACAGCGTCAGGAAACTGGTGCGCAACCACATGCGGCCCCCCACCGACCCGAGCCGCAAAGCCCTGCGCCGTTTCATGAACGATCTCGGAGAGGCCTGGGAAGACGCACTGGACATGCGCGAAGCGGATCTGGCAGCCCACCTTGTTCCTGCAGGATTTGATCCTGAAACGTGGTCCGCAGGCATCCGTCAGGAAGCCCTGAACATGCCCCTGGTCGCCACCTTCGATGAAAGGCAGCTTGCCCTCTCGGGACACACCATCATGCAGGCGTTTCAGGTGCAGGGGCAGGAGGTGGGACGCCTGAAACAACTTGCCGTGCAGGCCATCATTGAAGGGGAACTCGAAAATCAACCCGAAGCCATCCTGGCCTTTCTGGAGCACAAAAAATGA
- a CDS encoding dipeptidase translates to MIFDAHLDLAFNAAEGRDLTRPLPQSMNGETAIVNFESLKQAGVRACMGTLWAYPRSTDHPQGYVTAQEARTLALEQLDQYLRWQDQGHIRLLTSGSELLEHWNNHDADAPLGVILLMEGADPIVDPADLQFWHREGLRVVGLAWERTRYSGGTNAPGGLTPEGVELVHAIRDLNLTLDASHLAEQAFWEMVEIHQKVIASHSNAQALIPTDRQLSDAMIRKIGEMDGMIGLVMFSSFIKKGFKRGMPKQDVGFADLLVHAEHIAGLIGWNRIGLGSDLDGGFGLERTPRELLHLKDLEQFFQLVPEPARAGVQFQNWLTWLARSI, encoded by the coding sequence GTGATTTTCGACGCACATCTCGATCTGGCGTTCAACGCTGCCGAGGGCCGGGACCTGACCCGGCCTCTTCCCCAGTCCATGAATGGTGAGACCGCCATTGTGAATTTTGAGTCCCTGAAGCAGGCAGGGGTGCGGGCGTGCATGGGGACCCTGTGGGCCTATCCCAGAAGCACAGACCATCCTCAGGGGTACGTGACAGCACAGGAAGCCAGAACGCTTGCACTGGAGCAACTGGACCAGTACCTGCGCTGGCAGGACCAGGGGCACATCCGGCTGCTCACATCCGGCAGTGAACTGCTGGAGCACTGGAACAACCATGATGCAGATGCCCCTCTGGGGGTCATTCTGCTGATGGAAGGGGCCGACCCGATTGTGGACCCTGCGGACCTGCAGTTCTGGCACCGTGAAGGTCTCAGGGTGGTTGGGCTTGCCTGGGAGCGCACCCGCTATTCTGGGGGCACCAATGCCCCTGGTGGGCTGACGCCTGAGGGGGTTGAACTGGTCCATGCCATCAGGGACCTGAACCTGACGCTGGACGCCTCCCATCTGGCCGAGCAGGCATTCTGGGAGATGGTGGAGATCCACCAGAAGGTGATTGCCTCGCACTCCAATGCCCAGGCCCTCATTCCCACGGACCGCCAGCTTTCTGATGCCATGATCCGCAAAATTGGGGAAATGGACGGGATGATTGGGCTGGTGATGTTCAGTTCGTTCATCAAGAAGGGGTTCAAGCGCGGGATGCCCAAACAAGATGTGGGGTTTGCAGACCTGCTGGTGCATGCAGAGCACATTGCTGGCCTGATTGGCTGGAACCGGATCGGGCTGGGTTCGGATCTCGATGGTGGTTTTGGTCTGGAACGCACCCCCAGGGAACTGTTGCACCTGAAGGACCTTGAGCAGTTTTTTCAGCTGGTCCCTGAGCCTGCCAGAGCAGGCGTACAATTTCAGAACTGGTTGACCTGGCTGGCACGGTCGATCTGA
- a CDS encoding sucrase ferredoxin, whose amino-acid sequence MSHYQLCAITARELGENPLGSASTPSALVLLALPQSRWKQFREIEHMSAEVQEVVRSLKPAPTILTLNPDPVYTRPGYVFAARLNWTDSGMHPQAFMITEANLEEAFIALLQEDWGTLSPWEVEAPERMLLVCTHGSHDSACGKLGYPIYRHLRSQASAHTQIWRACHIGGHRFAPTLLDLPEGRSWGFLDQEKAIQILKQEGPLDAVRGHLRGYMGLSPFAQILEGELFFQHGWEWTRKPRVLELQQIEGEVTSKPFQQKHPVQRAFVEISTDTHLYRGTVVYHRTGQTALNSGKVPLADIHEYHLENWSQEDL is encoded by the coding sequence GTGAGCCATTATCAGTTGTGTGCCATCACTGCGCGAGAACTCGGTGAGAACCCTCTGGGCAGTGCCTCCACACCGAGTGCCCTGGTCCTGCTGGCCCTGCCGCAGTCGCGCTGGAAGCAGTTTCGGGAAATTGAGCACATGTCTGCAGAGGTGCAGGAGGTGGTGCGTTCCCTGAAACCCGCCCCGACCATCCTCACCCTGAATCCCGACCCTGTCTACACCCGACCGGGCTACGTGTTTGCTGCCCGGTTGAACTGGACAGACAGTGGCATGCACCCCCAGGCCTTCATGATCACCGAAGCCAATCTGGAAGAGGCTTTTATTGCCCTGCTGCAGGAAGACTGGGGCACCCTCTCTCCCTGGGAGGTGGAGGCTCCTGAACGGATGCTGCTGGTCTGCACCCATGGCAGTCACGACTCAGCCTGTGGAAAGCTGGGGTACCCGATTTACCGTCACTTGCGTTCCCAGGCCTCTGCACACACCCAGATCTGGCGGGCCTGTCACATTGGTGGGCACCGTTTTGCCCCAACCCTGCTGGACCTGCCAGAAGGCCGTTCGTGGGGGTTTCTGGACCAGGAGAAGGCAATCCAGATCCTGAAGCAGGAGGGCCCTCTGGATGCCGTGCGTGGCCACCTGCGTGGATACATGGGCCTGTCACCTTTTGCGCAGATTCTGGAGGGTGAACTGTTTTTCCAGCATGGTTGGGAATGGACCCGCAAGCCCCGTGTGCTGGAGCTCCAGCAAATTGAAGGGGAAGTGACCAGCAAGCCTTTTCAGCAGAAGCATCCGGTGCAGAGGGCTTTCGTCGAGATCAGCACGGACACCCACCTTTACAGGGGAACCGTGGTGTACCACAGAACCGGCCAGACGGCCCTGAATTCAGGGAAAGTGCCGCTGGCCGACATTCACGAATACCATCTGGAAAACTGGTCTCAGGAAGATCTCTGA
- a CDS encoding HAD family hydrolase, producing the protein MIQTVLFDRDETLGYSDATVYQEAARMVLEHHPELSARQVLKAMQEQWAASDLAWPNLRTHEDEEAFWQQYCEELAVRMGVPLDTAYQVRKHFPYWAFLRSYEDTEQVLQILKQNGYTTAILSNTLPSMEPTLVALGIEGLIDQAFASCSLGVHKPEVEVFSKVAALLGQRPEQILFVDDKLENVEAARQAGMEALWIDRANRDPDAIHDLHGVLDHLGLTVQD; encoded by the coding sequence ATGATCCAGACTGTCCTTTTTGACCGCGATGAAACCCTGGGCTACTCCGATGCCACCGTGTATCAGGAGGCCGCCCGCATGGTGCTCGAACACCACCCCGAACTCTCCGCCCGGCAGGTCCTGAAGGCCATGCAGGAGCAGTGGGCTGCCAGCGACCTGGCCTGGCCAAATTTGCGCACCCACGAAGACGAAGAAGCCTTCTGGCAGCAATACTGTGAAGAACTGGCTGTCCGCATGGGTGTGCCTCTGGACACCGCCTATCAGGTTCGCAAGCATTTCCCCTACTGGGCGTTCCTGCGGTCCTACGAAGACACCGAACAGGTCCTGCAGATCCTCAAACAGAACGGGTACACCACGGCCATCCTGTCCAACACCCTCCCAAGCATGGAACCCACCCTGGTGGCCCTGGGCATCGAAGGCCTGATCGATCAGGCCTTCGCCAGTTGCTCCCTGGGGGTGCACAAGCCCGAGGTGGAGGTGTTCAGCAAGGTTGCAGCACTGCTCGGTCAGCGACCTGAGCAGATCCTCTTTGTGGATGACAAACTCGAAAATGTCGAGGCTGCCAGACAGGCAGGCATGGAAGCCCTGTGGATCGACCGTGCCAACCGTGACCCTGACGCCATCCATGACCTGCATGGGGTGCTGGATCACCTTGGTCTGACCGTTCAGGACTGA
- the uvrC gene encoding excinuclease ABC subunit UvrC, whose product MRLDDLPVLPLEPGVYIFRKEDTIIYVGKAKVLRNRVTSHFKAGGKSGKITETATSLDFIVTRNEMEALVLEANLIKQHRPHYNVLLKDDKHYPFLKLTAEQYPTLLVTRRVIKDGGSYYGPYPDASAVHRVKNLIDGMFALRKNSGYPMQKKNRPCLNYHMGRCLAPCVNRADKAQYDRIVEDVKALLEGKVARVTESLKDQMREAAKRQDFEMAGHIRDRIQAVEKLFGAEQHAMTMTLEDLDFLGFAVAGEYAMVQVFRMRAGRVIGRDKRFLSGAAESTPEEILTAFLQDYYTQATHIPPLILLPTELEDQELWADFLSKKVDRRIELRIPQRGDKTDLVDMAQRNAQNSLESELLLLEKRGDHPGLEALREVLALPDRPWRIEGYDNSNLFGTHIVSGMVVFEGGRSRKGQHRRFKVQGLEHPDDYTSMRQTIYRRFTGSLSDKLPLPDLMLIDGGRGQVNAALDALKEAGIKVPLVGLAKREERIILPSLYGAQWWLETGTEVGKNRELLLSETHPALRMLIAVRDEVHNYAITYHRKLRGESMFKSIFDDLPGIGKKRQEALLEHFTSMADLEAASVEEIARVPGVGMGAAKSIKTYLEALNQNSG is encoded by the coding sequence GTGCGTCTTGACGACCTTCCCGTATTGCCCCTAGAACCCGGCGTGTACATCTTCCGCAAGGAAGACACCATCATTTATGTCGGGAAAGCCAAAGTCCTGAGAAACCGTGTCACCAGCCATTTCAAGGCCGGGGGCAAGAGTGGAAAAATCACCGAAACCGCCACCAGTCTGGATTTCATTGTCACCCGCAATGAAATGGAAGCCCTGGTCCTAGAAGCCAATCTGATCAAGCAGCACCGTCCCCATTACAACGTGCTGCTAAAAGACGACAAACATTATCCTTTCCTGAAACTCACTGCCGAGCAGTATCCCACCTTGCTTGTGACACGCAGGGTCATCAAGGATGGGGGTTCCTACTATGGGCCTTATCCTGATGCGAGCGCCGTGCACCGGGTGAAGAACCTGATTGATGGGATGTTTGCCCTGCGCAAAAACAGTGGTTATCCCATGCAGAAGAAAAACCGTCCCTGCCTGAATTACCACATGGGAAGGTGTCTGGCCCCCTGCGTGAACCGTGCGGACAAAGCCCAGTATGACCGCATTGTTGAAGACGTGAAAGCTTTGCTGGAAGGCAAGGTGGCCCGGGTCACCGAGTCCCTGAAAGACCAGATGCGTGAGGCTGCCAAAAGACAGGATTTTGAGATGGCCGGGCACATCCGCGACCGCATTCAGGCTGTGGAGAAACTGTTTGGAGCAGAGCAGCACGCCATGACCATGACCCTTGAAGACCTGGATTTCCTGGGATTCGCTGTGGCAGGTGAGTACGCAATGGTGCAGGTGTTCCGCATGCGGGCAGGCCGTGTGATCGGACGGGACAAGCGTTTCCTGTCCGGAGCGGCAGAATCCACCCCGGAAGAAATCCTGACCGCGTTTCTGCAGGACTACTACACCCAGGCCACCCACATTCCCCCCCTGATTCTGCTGCCCACCGAACTTGAGGACCAGGAGTTGTGGGCCGATTTCCTGTCCAAAAAGGTGGACCGCAGAATCGAACTGCGCATTCCTCAGCGGGGCGACAAGACCGATCTGGTGGACATGGCCCAGCGCAACGCCCAGAACAGTCTGGAATCCGAACTCTTGCTGCTGGAAAAACGGGGGGACCATCCGGGCCTCGAAGCCCTGCGAGAGGTTCTGGCTCTGCCAGACAGACCGTGGAGGATCGAGGGATACGACAACAGCAACCTTTTTGGGACCCACATTGTTTCCGGAATGGTGGTGTTTGAGGGGGGCCGTTCCCGCAAAGGCCAGCACCGCAGGTTCAAGGTGCAGGGTCTGGAACACCCCGACGATTACACCAGCATGCGCCAGACCATTTACCGCAGGTTCACAGGGTCTCTGTCAGACAAGTTGCCCCTCCCGGACCTGATGCTGATTGACGGGGGCCGGGGTCAGGTGAATGCTGCACTGGACGCCCTGAAGGAAGCCGGGATCAAAGTGCCTCTGGTGGGCCTCGCCAAACGGGAAGAAAGGATCATCCTGCCTTCCCTTTACGGAGCACAGTGGTGGCTGGAAACGGGTACGGAAGTGGGGAAAAACCGGGAATTGCTGCTCTCAGAGACCCATCCGGCCCTGCGCATGCTGATTGCGGTGCGAGATGAGGTGCACAATTACGCCATCACCTACCACCGCAAACTCCGTGGGGAGAGCATGTTCAAGAGCATCTTCGATGACCTGCCTGGAATTGGCAAAAAACGCCAGGAGGCCCTGCTGGAGCACTTCACCAGCATGGCAGATCTGGAGGCGGCTTCTGTGGAGGAGATTGCCCGGGTGCCCGGGGTGGGCATGGGGGCAGCGAAGTCCATCAAGACCTATCTGGAGGCCCTGAATCAGAACAGTGGGTGA
- a CDS encoding methyltransferase domain-containing protein → MTWNPDQYLKFQAEREAPFYDLISHLKPVERPSIIDLGCGPGNLTVKLLDRFPDARVLGIDSSPEMLVKAAGLATEQVQFAMQDLREVQGEHDIVFSHAVLQWLPDHPGVLQHMWNLLKPGGQLAVQLPSNFDHATHRIARELVQKDPYREFVSPEGAHRNVLPLDQYAEVLYALGGQDIQCYQKVYPHVVPGAEGMLEWVKGTLLVPILGSLPEELKESFLMDMLSELKVLYPGDQVFYGFKRTLLYAQRSS, encoded by the coding sequence ATGACCTGGAACCCTGATCAATACCTCAAATTTCAAGCCGAGCGGGAAGCACCTTTTTACGACCTGATTTCCCACCTGAAACCTGTTGAGCGTCCATCCATCATCGACCTGGGCTGCGGACCGGGAAACCTCACAGTGAAACTGCTGGACCGTTTTCCAGATGCCCGGGTGCTGGGGATTGACTCCAGCCCAGAAATGCTGGTCAAAGCCGCAGGACTTGCCACCGAACAGGTGCAGTTTGCCATGCAGGACCTCAGGGAGGTGCAAGGTGAACATGACATCGTGTTCTCCCATGCGGTGCTGCAATGGTTGCCGGACCATCCAGGCGTCCTCCAGCACATGTGGAACCTGCTCAAACCCGGAGGGCAGCTTGCAGTACAGCTCCCCAGCAACTTCGACCACGCCACCCACCGCATTGCCCGAGAACTTGTCCAGAAAGACCCCTACCGGGAGTTTGTGAGCCCGGAAGGTGCACACCGCAATGTCCTCCCCCTTGATCAGTATGCAGAAGTGCTCTACGCCCTGGGAGGGCAGGACATCCAGTGCTACCAGAAGGTCTACCCCCATGTGGTCCCTGGAGCAGAAGGCATGCTGGAATGGGTGAAAGGCACCCTGCTGGTCCCGATTCTGGGCAGCCTTCCTGAAGAGCTGAAAGAGTCCTTCCTGATGGACATGCTCTCAGAACTGAAGGTGCTTTATCCTGGCGATCAGGTCTTCTATGGGTTCAAACGGACCCTGCTCTACGCTCAGAGATCTTCCTGA
- a CDS encoding EamA family transporter encodes MTQTTPASRPFLPPVPAAIAAMLSIQAGAAFAKSLFATIGPMGTTSLRLALAALVLGLIHQKALRGMKFEAWRAILPYGLVLGLMNLTFYLSVERLPLGLAVTLEFIGPLGVAVLSSRKPLDYLWALLAGLGILLISPWTPGSNVDPIGVMWALIAGVFWGLYIVMGQKVSQQASSRQIVAAGMLIACIIPFPIGVFTAGTALLEPAILLTGLAVAVLSSALPYSLEMVALKALPARTFGILMSVEPAIAAVLGMVFLKEHLNLLQWMAIVCVIGASIGSTLGSRNTTHAEVLN; translated from the coding sequence ATGACCCAGACCACCCCAGCTTCCCGCCCCTTTCTGCCACCAGTTCCGGCAGCCATTGCAGCCATGCTGTCCATTCAGGCCGGGGCTGCTTTTGCAAAATCCCTCTTTGCCACCATTGGCCCCATGGGCACCACCAGTCTGAGGCTGGCTCTGGCTGCACTGGTGCTGGGCCTGATCCACCAGAAGGCCCTCAGAGGGATGAAATTTGAAGCCTGGAGAGCCATCCTGCCTTATGGTCTGGTGCTGGGCCTGATGAACCTGACCTTCTACCTCTCGGTGGAGCGTCTCCCTCTGGGCCTCGCCGTGACCCTGGAATTCATCGGTCCCCTGGGGGTTGCCGTGCTCAGTTCCCGAAAACCCCTGGATTACCTGTGGGCACTGCTTGCAGGTCTGGGCATCCTGCTGATCTCTCCCTGGACGCCCGGCAGCAATGTGGACCCCATCGGCGTCATGTGGGCCCTGATCGCAGGGGTCTTCTGGGGCCTGTACATCGTGATGGGTCAGAAGGTCAGCCAGCAGGCCTCGTCCCGACAGATTGTGGCTGCAGGCATGCTGATTGCCTGCATCATCCCCTTTCCCATCGGGGTTTTCACTGCGGGAACAGCCCTTCTGGAACCTGCCATTTTGCTCACAGGTCTGGCTGTTGCTGTGCTTTCAAGTGCCCTGCCTTATTCTCTTGAAATGGTGGCCCTCAAAGCCCTGCCTGCGCGCACTTTTGGCATCCTGATGAGCGTTGAACCTGCCATCGCTGCCGTGCTGGGCATGGTCTTCCTGAAAGAGCACCTGAACCTGCTCCAGTGGATGGCCATTGTCTGCGTGATTGGTGCCTCGATTGGCTCGACGCTGGGGTCCCGCAACACCACCCACGCAGAAGTGCTTAACTGA
- a CDS encoding alpha-amylase family glycosyl hydrolase, whose translation MKKWMILAALCAGYGSATSMQGEVVYQILVDRFADGDSTNNQGVNKDDLRAWHGGDLKGILQKIPYLKSLGVTTLWLTPIYQQQTGNTFGTAPYHGYWPADFQKVDSHFGTLEDFQTLLKTVHDNDMKLILDQVINHTGYDASLPREKPDWFHGSNCESLGNPEVFCPLAGLPDLKQENPEVAQFLMENDLFWTKLGVDGFRYDAIRHVPADFIQKLGAQDQANGVFTLGEVFETASVQKVAAFQKLGLNSVFDFPLREAINQTVMKGAGFSQVRAILNQDSEYTNPAELAVFLDNHDVTRFASGNLFEAEGAKRTQYGIRALMTLRGFPVIYQGTEIAMRGGNDPDNRRDMRFEESWTETEKATFEVTRKAIAVRKASEALSKGTLKLIPVPSAYEEELLLFIRESGTEKVLVAWHNGKERRTFSLKMNVQSPLTQDLFGQDARLSGSNGFLHLSLPPRSAAAFTHPE comes from the coding sequence ATGAAAAAATGGATGATTCTGGCGGCGCTCTGCGCCGGTTATGGAAGCGCTACCAGCATGCAGGGAGAAGTGGTGTACCAGATTCTGGTGGACCGTTTCGCAGATGGAGATTCCACCAACAACCAGGGGGTCAACAAAGACGACCTGAGGGCCTGGCACGGAGGGGACCTCAAGGGCATTCTGCAGAAAATTCCTTACCTGAAAAGCCTGGGGGTGACCACCCTATGGCTGACCCCCATCTACCAGCAGCAGACGGGCAACACCTTCGGCACTGCCCCTTATCACGGTTACTGGCCTGCCGATTTCCAGAAAGTAGACTCACACTTTGGGACCCTGGAGGACTTCCAGACCCTGCTGAAAACCGTGCACGACAACGACATGAAGCTGATTCTGGATCAGGTGATCAACCACACCGGATACGATGCCAGCCTGCCCAGAGAAAAACCGGACTGGTTTCACGGTTCCAACTGTGAAAGCCTGGGCAACCCTGAAGTGTTCTGCCCTCTGGCCGGACTCCCTGACCTCAAACAGGAAAACCCAGAAGTGGCCCAGTTTCTGATGGAAAACGACCTGTTCTGGACAAAGCTGGGTGTGGATGGATTCCGTTATGATGCCATCCGCCATGTGCCAGCAGACTTCATCCAGAAGCTCGGAGCACAGGATCAGGCCAATGGCGTGTTCACCCTTGGAGAGGTCTTCGAAACGGCCAGTGTGCAAAAAGTCGCCGCCTTCCAGAAACTTGGGCTGAACAGCGTGTTTGATTTTCCGCTGCGGGAAGCCATCAACCAGACGGTGATGAAAGGGGCAGGTTTCAGCCAGGTGCGGGCCATCCTCAACCAGGACAGCGAGTACACCAACCCTGCGGAGCTTGCCGTCTTTCTGGACAACCACGATGTGACCCGTTTCGCCTCCGGGAACCTGTTTGAGGCAGAGGGGGCAAAACGCACCCAGTACGGCATTCGCGCCCTGATGACTTTGCGCGGATTTCCGGTGATCTACCAGGGAACCGAGATTGCCATGCGGGGCGGCAACGACCCCGACAACCGCCGTGACATGCGCTTCGAGGAAAGCTGGACTGAAACCGAAAAAGCCACCTTCGAGGTGACCCGCAAAGCCATTGCTGTGCGCAAAGCCAGTGAAGCGCTGAGTAAAGGTACATTAAAACTGATTCCGGTGCCGTCTGCCTATGAGGAAGAACTCTTACTGTTCATTCGCGAGAGCGGCACAGAAAAAGTGCTGGTGGCATGGCACAATGGGAAGGAACGTCGCACCTTCAGCCTGAAGATGAATGTGCAATCCCCCCTAACCCAGGACCTTTTCGGTCAGGATGCCAGGCTCAGCGGCTCAAATGGCTTCCTGCACCTGTCCCTTCCTCCCCGCTCTGCCGCAGCCTTCACACATCCTGAATGA